The Myxococcus virescens DNA window GCGCCGGGTCGGGATGGGCCTTCAGCCAGTTCGTGAGATACGACGGGTCCTGCCGGTTGGTGGCGTCCACCTGCGCCTGCTCCGCAGACGCCTCCTGCTCGGGCGTCAGTGCCTGGGCCGTCACCGCGTTCGTGTTGAGGGCCGCCACGGTGTTTCCGAAGGCAACCTGCGCGCGTCCACGCGGAGCGGCACCCTGGAAGGCATCCGCGTTGCGCTGCGTCTGGTATTTGACTGAGGACGTCGTCGCCGTGGGCGTACGGGCCTGGGTCGGCTCCGCGTCCTTCTGGAGATTCGAGCCGAGCTTCGAGGGAGCGCGCCGGTCGATTCGGGGGGACATACACACACCTTTCTCGGGAACGACATGAATGTCGGAGGCACCGGGATTGTCGGCCGTGACGCGAGCATGTTGCGTCAGGCGTTGTGACCTCCCGGTGCCTTCACTCCGAAACTGGATGCGTCGCGTCACCCGGTAGCTTCAGGGAATGCGCTCCCACGCGTCCTGCCAGTTCAAGCCCGTGCCCGGCGCGTAATGCAGCGCGGAGCCCTTGCACCAGCCGGAGTAGGGGAAGGGCTTGCAGCGATAGCGCAGTCCGTCGGTACCCCGCACCACGGTGCCCGCGGCATAGCCCTCAATCCCAGACGGGTAGACAGGCTCGCCACCGCCACCGGGCGGCGGCTTCATGATGTCGACCTGGAAGGTGTAGCCCGTCTCACGTGCATAGACGCGGTTGCCCAGCGCGTCCTGCACGGGATTCACGCGGCCCGCTGCGTCGAGCACGCCGACCTGGACGCGGCTGGACGCGCCGTTCACCCGCTGCGCCAGCGCATGAATCCACTGGGCCGCCGGCGTGGCCGTGGCCAGGGGATGCACATGGGATTCGGCGTCAGCGCCTTGCGCGTCGAACACGCGCAGCGTCACCGAGCTCCCCGCGGGCAGGTCTTCACGCGCCTGCACCTGGCCCAGCTCCTTCCACGACGAGGGCGGCGGCGGGGTGTTGCTGAACTTCACGTCGGTGCAGGCGTAGAAGGCCTCCGGGCTGTCCGAGCGCTGCCAGATGCCGTAGATGACATGCGCGCCCGTCTTCCCTTGAGGGAAGGGGCAGTTGAGCCGGTAGCGGTTGTTCTGGGCGGAGACGTGGGTGATGGAGCAGAAGGGATTCGCTTCCAGGTCCGACCACTTGAGCGGGAGCGCCGGGTTGTAGCCCTCGCGCGTGACGTAGAGGCGGAAGTAGCCGGTGGCGTGCACGGCGGTCGCGTGGAAGACGAACTCGAAGCGGCCCTGGGTGTCCGGAGTGATGAGCGTGGAGGGCCAGTCCGTGCGCGCGAGGTCCAGGCCCCGGTGGCTTTCATTCGCGGCGCTGCAGAGCTTGCCGTCTGGAATGATGTCGCGGTGCCTGTCGTTGGCGTTGCCCTGCCGCACGCCATTCCAGTCGTAGAGCGCCTGCGTGCCACCGGCCTGGATGAGCGCCTTGCACGCGTCGGACTTCGGCGTCTCCGGCCCTTCCTTGAAGCAGCTGTAGACGCGGCTGAGGGGTACTTCCATGGAGCCGTGCGCCAGGGCCACGCTGGCGCACAACATGGAGACAACGGCGAGCGACGCGCCGAGACACCGCTGCACTGCTGAGGTCATCCCTTCCTCCTGTGGTGTCAGGAGGGAGGGCGCGGCCCCTGAAATCGGGTCAACGGCCTAGAAGGCCTTCCACGCCATCAGGAGCTTGGAGGCGACTTCCGAGGTGATGAGGGGCAACACGCCGCCCCCGCCGACGATGTTGACGATTTCCGACATGGACCCGCGGCACACACCGCCCCACGCGGGCTGCCGCGCCAGGCCCACGGAGGCATAGGCGGAGTAGTCCACGAAGAAGGACGTGGGCAGCACGGTGCCGTTGGGCTCGCAGAGCAGGTGCTCCTCGGGCGGCGAGTCCACCACCTCCTGCACCACGAAGCCTCCGCCGGCCGTGTCCTCCGCCGTGCGCGCGCACAGCTCCGCCCACGTCATCGGCGCGCCATAGGCCGCCTGCACCCGCTCCGTGTAGGGGACGGTGCCCGCGGAGCGGCCCAGGAAGACGGCTCGGCCGCCATAGTCCCAGGCCCGCTTCAGCACGAAGCGCGCCGGCGTCGCGGCGACCAGGGCCACCAGGTCCTCCACGCGTTCGCCGTCGGGGCCCTGCGTCGGGCCGGGCTGGAACGTTCGCGTCCACGGCACGGACGCACGCACCGCCTCCAGCTCCTCGCCCGTGAGTCGCGCGGCTTCGGCCAGTGCGGGCTCGGCCAGGGCCTGCGACAGGCGGGCGAAGGTCAGCTTCACCTCCACCTGCGAGGCGGGGGGATTGAGGAACACCGCCTTCTTGCCGGGCACGGTGCCCAGGAAGTCCTCGACCCAGGGGGAGGGGGACTCCTCCAGGCGCCGGACGAAGAGGTGCCGGTACACCAGGTCGTACTTCTTGCCGTGGGCCACGAAGGCGTCATCACCGGACACCTCGTCCGGATGGACCAGGTCCGCGTCCGCGCCGAACTCGCGGAAGCGTTCGCACAGCCAGCGCAGCTCCGTGATTTGGGCGTCGTTGCGGCGGCACAGCAGGGCCACCGTGTCTGGCATCCGGCCGTTGCGCTCGGCCGCGTAGCCGTCCAGCAGCGCCCGGTACAACGCCAGCGCGTTGCTGCCGTTGAGCGACAGCAGGGCGTGCAGGGACTTCTCCGGATAGCGGAAGTAGCGGCCGACCACCTCGATGAAGGTGCGGGCCGCGATGTCGGAGTACCCCTGCATGGCGGGGATGGTGGCGTTGACCTCCAACGCCCACGGCGTGCCGCCCGCGACGAAGTAGTCCACTCGCGTGGTGGCCAGCCGGGTGGACTGGCGCCAGGTGCGCTCGGCGAGCACGCGCTCGAGAGGGGAGAGGGCGCCCAGCAGGGCCTCCGCGTCCGCGCCCTGGAGCTGCGCCTGCGCCATCTTCACCGTGGCGGAGGACAGGCGGGCGGACAGCTCCGAGCGGCGGCGAATCTCCGCGGCGTCCAGCACCACGGGCGTGGCGGTGATGGGGATGGGGTGGGTGGTCCCGTCCGGTCGCGTGACGGCGAGGCCCCGCTGGTAGGCGATTCGCGCCAGGTCGGGCGCGATGTGGCGTGCCTGGCTCCGGAGCGCGTCGATGAACTCTTGCACGAAGTCGTGACCTCGATGTTACGCCCGGGCGTCTTCCGGGCGGCGCGCACCCTACGCCTGGACGGGTCCACCGGTCCACGGGCCTGGTGCCTTCCGTCGGAGCAGGACACTCCCCCGGTGGCGTTTTGTCGCCCGCCGGGCCTGGGACCGGCCGCTCCGGGGCATACCCGGGAAGCGGCGCTGGAAAGGGGTCTTGGTTGCTTTTGTTTCTGGGTTGCTGTTGTTCGTTCGCCGGAGGTGCTGTTTCCTGGTGCGTGTTGCGTGAGACAGTCTGACTTGCGCGAACGGCCTGTCTGGCTTACAACCGTAGACGCCGTTCGACCGGGAATGCCCTGACGTGAGTCGCTCCACCTTTCACCAGCCCGTGAGTTCCGTCCGGTCGCGCCGTCTGGCGCTGCCGTTCGCGCTCGTGTGCGTGCTGGCGTACATGGGGAGCGTGATGCACTTCGCCCTGGTCCAGCACGCCACGTGCCTGGAGCATGGTGAGGTGATGCACGTGGAGGCCGGTGCCTCCCACGGCGCCGGTCACGTCGAGGCGTCCTTCGACGATGTGCGGCTCGCCTCCAAGAGCGCGAAGGCGGACTCCCACGGCTCCGACGCCCACTGTGTCCACGCCTTCTTCCGGCGGGAGGCTCCGCCTCCGCAGCAGGACACGCCGTCCCTCCTGGTCGCGCCCGCTCGCTCCGAGCCCGCGCTGGCGGTGTTCCGCTTCCACGCGGAGCCCGTCGCCCGTCTGCACCTGGCTCCCAAGGCGTCTCCGCCGCGCGCGTGAGGCCCGGGAGTTTGCTCGCTCAGGCGGCCTGTCGCGCCGTGTGAGGTGGCCCGTCCGCTAAAGCCAGACAGACTCCGTCCGCTCCGTGCGGACTGTGAGTCATTGCGGCTTTGCGCCCACGCTGGCTGAGTTGTCTCACGGCGCCCGTGTTTCGTGCTCCGCGCACGCCCCTTCCATTCCCACGCACCCGTGGCGGCCCCTCCATGTCCTGGCGGTGTCCGTTGCTGGCGCGCGGGCGTGGCACACCCGCAGTCCAATCCCGTGGAGTCGCACCATGACGAAGAAGCTCCTTGCCGCGTTCCTGCTGTCCACCGCGCTCGTCTCCGCCGGCTGCGGCGACGACCATCCCGAAGAAGAGGGCGTCGACGCCGAGGCGTGCGAGCACCTCCAGGAGGGGCCCGCCACCGCCGTCATCGCCAACATGGGGACCAACAACCCGCCCCCCGAGATTCGCGCTGACCACCGCCGCTACGACATCACCCTGATGAACGGCTCGGATGGGAATCAGGGCATGGTGGCCTTCGCCGCGAACGAGGCCGCCGACTACGTCATCTACACCAACGCGGACGTGCCCCTTTCCATCACCACCGCCAGCGGTGAGGTGGTGGAAATCGAGGAGAGCACCAGCAGCTCCAAGGGTTGCACCGACATCAAGGGCCGCCACGTCGTGCCGCTCACGGTGGGCACGCACTACCTGACCTTCGGCCCCACGTCCGCGGCGACTGTCGGCGTCCTCATCGAGGAGTCGCACGGCGACCACGGCCACGAGCACTGACGTTGTCCCCGGGCCCCTGGCCCGTTCACCCGGGGGCCGGTGCTCCACCCGTGCCGGCCCCTCGTTCCCCGAAGAGAGAAGACCATGGGTTCCTTCCAGCAGTTCCTGACGGACAAGAACATCCCCTCCGAGAAGCTCCTCCGCCTGTCGCGCCAGCTCGAGTCCTACGGCTCCGAGGGCCGCACCCTCCTGAAGAAGCGGAGCGCCCGTCGCCGTGACAAGGACGCGCAGGGAAAGAGCTACGAGTCGCTGTCCATCGGCAAGCCGAAGAGTGGCCGGGGCGTCAGCGCCCAGCAGCTCCAGGCCGCGCTGGGAGACCTGCCACTGACGGCCAGCGTGCGCGGGAAGCTGGTGCGCGCCGTCAACGCGGTGCTGGGCAAGCAGGGCGGAAGCCCGGTGGACGCGCCCGCGCTCTTCGGCGCCAGCCCCGTGCGCCGCGGCGCCACGGCGAAGAAGTCCGCGAGCTGAGAGGAGCGCGCGCCCATGTCCGGCCATGCCATGTCCACCGTGCTTCCCTGTGAGCTGCGACGCGATGGAGACCGGCTGTTCGACGTCTCCATGTGGTGCCTCGGGCGGGATGTCCTCTGCCCGGAGGGGAACCTCCTCGTTCGACGAGGGCTCGTGCGTCACGCGCGCCCCGAAGGCGCGGAGGGGCAGAGTCCCTACACGGTGGGCCTTCCGGATGGTGGGCGCCTGACGCTGTGGGGCTTCGGCGCGCTGTGTGAGTGCGGCGAAGCCATCTTCGTCCCTCGGGCGGGCTTCGCGCCCGTCCTGCTGGAGGAGGTGCCGGGCCGTCTGCCGTTTCGCGCGGAGGAGCTGGGTCCGGCGCGCTCGCCGACCACGGGGCACGAGCGGCGGGCGCTGCGCGCGGGGCTCGCCTCGCTGGCGGGGTGGCTGGCCGAGCACGAGGATTGGATTTCCTCCGAGATGGGGCCGTCCTGGCGCCGTGAGTGCTTCGGGGCACGCCGCAAAGCGGCGCCTGTCGCGGCGGACGGACTGGCCTTGGCGTGGCGGCGCTTCGCCTCCCGCGTTCGTTCCCTGGATTCTGGATTCAATGTCTGCACCGCCCCGGTCGCCGGGGCTTGAGGAGGCCATCATGTTGGCGCGACTGCTCCGAGCCGATGAACCTTCCGTCCATGCCCGCGCGCCGTGGGAGGATGTCGCGGATGACGCGCTCCCCACGCCGCTCCTGCGCGAGGGACTGGGTAACGCACATCTGGGCGTCACCACCGCCAGGCCCCAGGCCCAGGCGTGGTTCGACCAGGGCCTGCGGCTGTTGCACCTGGGGTGGGGCGGGGAAGCCCGCCGCGCCTTCGCGCAGGCCACGCGCGAGGATTCGTCGCTGGCCATGGCCTGGTGGGGGCTCGCCCTCACGCGAGGCTCCGGTGCCCGCTTCGCCGCCGCCCGCGCGGAGGCCATGGGCCGTGCGCTGGCCCTGAGCGAGGGCACGACGGACCGCGAGCAGCGCTACATCGTCGCGGGCAGTCTGCTGGCGGAGAAGGGGCCGGCCCATGGGCGCCACGCCTTCGTGCGTGACATGGAGTGCCTCATCGACCGCTATCCCGAGGACGGCGACGCGCGGCTGCTGCTCGCGGGCTTTCTCCTGGACGGCTACGAGCCGGATGGCAGGCCCGGGCAGGGGCAGCCGTATGCGCAGGCCCTGCTGCGCGAGCTGCTGCGCTCACACCCGGACCACGCGGGCGTCCACCATGCATGGGTGCAGGCCATGCTGAACAGCGGCCGGCCCGAGGCTGCCCGTGACAGTGCTCACCGCCTGGTGACGCTGGCGCCTCGTGCCAGCCCCGCGCTGCTCTCCGCGGGGCGCCTGCTTCAGCGGGTCGGGCTGGTGGCGGAGGCCCGGCGCGTGCTGGAGGCCACGGTGGCCGCGGACGATGCGTACCTGTCCGAGGAAGGACTGCGCACCGCCGACGCGCCGAGTGCCGAGGCGGCCATGCGGCTGCTCAGCCAGGGCTGCGCCGAAGCGGGCCAGTACGGCGAGTCCCAGGCGTGGGCCCGTCGCCTGCGGCAGCGGGTGGAAGGGGCTGGCGGCGACGATCAGGCGCTGCTGTTCGCCGCCGCCACGATGGTGTCCGCGCACCTGCGCTTCGGCTTCTGGCGTGCGGCGGCGGACGTGCCCATGGAGCTGTCTGATACGGCCAGCCCGGCGGAGCGGGCGCTGCGGGACGGGATTCGTCAGTACACGAGAGGACTCAGCCTGCTCGAGGCCGCGCGGCTGGGCGAGGTGGAGCGGGTATGCAATTCACTGGATGCGCAACATGCGCTCCTGGCGGAGGCTCGCCGCTCGGAGGACCTGTCCCTGTGTCCACGAGATGTGGCGCGGGTGGTGGAGGTGGCCGCTCATGAGCTGCGTGGCGCACTGGAGGCCCGCAGGGGCGAGGTGGGCCGCGCCGAGGCCACGCTGACGCGTGCGTGGCGGCTGGAGCGGCGGCTTCGGGCAGCAGGGCCCGCGGCCTTCTCCCGGCCCGCGCGCGAGGCGCTGGTCCGGTTGCGTCTGCGCACGGAGCGCGAGGACAAGGCGGTGGGGCTGGCGAAGACGCTGGTGGCGGAGCGGCCTGGGTGCGGGCACTTGCGACTGCTGTCCGCGGAGTCCCAGGTGGCGCTCGGCGCTTGGAGCAGCGCGGTGGAGGACTTCGCCGCGTTCCTCGACTGCTGGCGTGACGCGGACCCGCATCAGCCGGAGCTTCGCCGCGCTCGGGCCTTCATCGCCGGGCGGGGGCGCCTGCTGCGGCTCGTGCGCCCGCCGGAGCTCCTCGCCCTGCGGGAGACCGGGGCCCCGGCCCTCGCGGCGCAGGGGACGGTGTCCTGCTGAGCGGTGCCCGAGTGGCAC harbors:
- a CDS encoding lytic polysaccharide monooxygenase, which gives rise to MTSAVQRCLGASLAVVSMLCASVALAHGSMEVPLSRVYSCFKEGPETPKSDACKALIQAGGTQALYDWNGVRQGNANDRHRDIIPDGKLCSAANESHRGLDLARTDWPSTLITPDTQGRFEFVFHATAVHATGYFRLYVTREGYNPALPLKWSDLEANPFCSITHVSAQNNRYRLNCPFPQGKTGAHVIYGIWQRSDSPEAFYACTDVKFSNTPPPPSSWKELGQVQAREDLPAGSSVTLRVFDAQGADAESHVHPLATATPAAQWIHALAQRVNGASSRVQVGVLDAAGRVNPVQDALGNRVYARETGYTFQVDIMKPPPGGGGEPVYPSGIEGYAAGTVVRGTDGLRYRCKPFPYSGWCKGSALHYAPGTGLNWQDAWERIP